A region from the Vicia villosa cultivar HV-30 ecotype Madison, WI linkage group LG3, Vvil1.0, whole genome shotgun sequence genome encodes:
- the LOC131658982 gene encoding uncharacterized mitochondrial protein AtMg00810-like, producing the protein MTDLGQMSFFLGMEVRQGETGFFVSQEKFAKDILKRFKMEGCNPISTPMELGAKFSKFDGEECVEANKFRSLVGSLRYLTCIRPDLLLSAGIISRFMEEPVYSQWKALKRIIRYVQGTVSLGMFYSRAEDCKLTG; encoded by the coding sequence ATGACAGATTTAGGGCAGATGAGTTTCTTTCTGGGTATGGAAGTTCGACAAGGAGAAACTGGATTTTTTGTCTCACAAGAAAAATTTGCAAAAGATATCCTGAAGAGATTTAAAATGGAAGGCTGCAATCCAATCTCGACTCCAATGGAACTCGGAGCCAAGTTTTCAAAATTTGACGGGGAAGAATGTGTCGAAGCAAACAAATTTCGAAGCTTGGTTGGAAGTCTTCGATATCTCACATGCATAAGACCAGATCTTTTGTTGAGTGCTGGAATTATAAGTCGATTTATGGAAGAACCAGTATACTCGCAGTGGAAGGCTTTGAAAAGAATTATTCGTTATGTCCAAGGAACTGTGTCACTTGGAATGTTTTACTCAAGAGCAGAAGATTGCAAGCTGACTGGCTAG